Proteins from a single region of Accipiter gentilis unplaced genomic scaffold, bAccGen1.1, whole genome shotgun sequence:
- the LOC126036930 gene encoding olfactory receptor 1020-like has translation MAERENDNWTSSTDFVLLGIRDVPILQNLLFLLLLMIYSVTMVGNILIVVLVVADRHLHTPMYFFLGNLSSLETCYSSTILPRLLASFLTGDNSISAHGCMAQFYFFASFATTECYLLAAMSYDRYLAICQPLLYASLMTWKVSFHLAAASWLGSSLLLLVVTVVFSQLQFCGPKSIDHFFCEFSPLLELACSNTRVFTLVVFIFAFLDLICPFLFTLASYMCIIAAILRIPSSTGRQKAFSTCSSHLTVVTVFYGTLFVVYLLPRTAPLRQLNKVFSFFYTILTPLVNPLIYSLRNREVREALRRMIRKATTCTHSYVGDTGKRHFLFL, from the coding sequence ATGGCTGAACGGGAAAATGACAACTGGACATCATCCACAGATTTTGTGCTGCTGGGAATACGTGATGTCCCCATACTCCAGAACctgctctttcttctcttgcttatGATCTATTCAGTCACCATGGTTGGGAACATCCTCATTGTTGTGCTAGTGGTGGCAGACCGGCATctccacacccccatgtacttcttcctgggCAATTTGTCCTCCTTAGAGACCTGCTACAGCTCCACCATCCTGCCACGGTTGCTGGCCAGCTTCTTGACTGGGGACAACAGCATCTCTGCACATGGCTGCATGGCTCAGTTCTActtctttgcttcctttgcaaCTACCGAGTGTTACCTGCTGGCAGCCATGTCCTATGATCGGTACTTGGCCATATGCCAGCCCTTGCTCTATGCAAGCCTCATGACCTGGAAGGTCTCTTTCCATCTTGCAGCTGCATCTTGGCTAGGGagttcactgctgctgctggtagtCACAGTTGTCTTCTCCCAGTTGCAGTTCTGTGGCCCCAAGTCCATTGACCACTTCTTCTGTGAGTTTTCACCATTGCTGGAGCTTGCCTGCAGTAACACCAGGGTGTTCACGCTCGTTGTGTTCATCTTCGCCTTCCTGGACCTAATCTGTCCATTCCTGTTCACGTTGGCCTCCTACATGTGCATCATAGCTGCCATCCTGAGGATCCCATCCAGCACAGGCAGACAGAAGGCCTTCTCTACCTGCTCCTCTCACCTCACCGTTGTCACTGTTTTCTATGGCACCCTCTTTGTTGTCTACCTGCTGCCCAGAACAGCCCCACTGAGGCAGCTCAACAAAGTCTTCTCCTTTTTCTACACTATCCTCACACCCTTGGTCAATCCCCTCATCTACAGCCTGCGGAACAGGGAGGTCAGGGAGGCCCTCAGGAGAATGATCAGGAAAGCCACGACCTGCACCCACAGCTACGTTGGTGACACAGGCAAAAGACACTtcttgttcctttga